One genomic segment of Virgibacillus doumboii includes these proteins:
- a CDS encoding exo-beta-N-acetylmuramidase NamZ family protein, whose amino-acid sequence MKSNRGWNNNYQSVVPGIEVFLKERLDWIKDKKVGLITNPTGVDRHLTSDIDLLYQHPDVHLTSLYGPEHGIRGNLEGGEHVQSYTDSRTGLPVYSLYGDTWKPTKEMLEDVEVLLFDIQDIGSNVYTYIYTLGFVMEAAAEFEKEVIVLDRPNPIGGIKVEGPLRSADAVSFMGRFLLPIRHGLTIGELAIMWNHEYSLGVNLKVAEMQGWKRMMHYKDTGLPWVMTSPNIPTEESSYLYAGTELLADTTLSTGIGTTKPFELVGAPWVNGEQLEREMTDRKISGVMFRSVYYTPMHGKDQGRLIGGVQVHIDEPSKIDLVSLGLNLVDGMRNQNPDEFKMEPGYVNIIGNSEVVKMISTKEPIDKVIDSWTDELNEWITEVRNKYLLYSST is encoded by the coding sequence TTGAAAAGTAATAGAGGCTGGAATAATAACTATCAAAGTGTGGTTCCAGGCATTGAGGTCTTTTTAAAAGAGCGTTTAGATTGGATAAAAGATAAAAAAGTCGGATTAATCACGAATCCTACAGGGGTGGATCGTCATTTAACAAGTGATATCGATCTCTTGTACCAACATCCGGATGTTCATTTAACCTCTTTATATGGTCCTGAACACGGTATACGAGGTAATCTGGAAGGTGGGGAACACGTACAATCCTATACCGATAGTAGAACAGGTTTGCCAGTATACAGTTTATATGGTGATACATGGAAGCCTACAAAGGAAATGCTGGAAGATGTTGAAGTATTATTATTTGATATACAAGATATTGGTTCTAATGTGTATACCTATATTTATACACTTGGATTTGTAATGGAAGCAGCAGCAGAATTTGAAAAAGAAGTTATTGTTTTAGATCGTCCCAATCCTATTGGCGGCATAAAGGTTGAGGGGCCGCTTCGTTCTGCCGATGCAGTCAGTTTTATGGGAAGATTCTTACTTCCTATTCGCCATGGATTAACTATTGGTGAACTTGCTATTATGTGGAATCATGAATATAGCCTAGGTGTAAATTTAAAAGTAGCTGAAATGCAGGGTTGGAAACGTATGATGCATTATAAAGATACAGGACTTCCCTGGGTCATGACGTCACCTAACATCCCAACGGAAGAAAGCTCCTATTTGTATGCAGGGACAGAATTGCTGGCTGATACAACATTATCGACAGGGATTGGTACAACAAAGCCTTTTGAGCTTGTTGGGGCGCCATGGGTAAATGGAGAACAGCTGGAAAGAGAAATGACTGATCGTAAAATTTCCGGAGTTATGTTCAGGTCCGTTTATTACACACCAATGCATGGGAAGGATCAGGGAAGATTAATCGGCGGTGTTCAAGTGCATATTGATGAGCCATCAAAAATAGATTTAGTATCGTTAGGATTAAATTTAGTTGATGGCATGAGAAATCAGAATCCGGATGAATTTAAAATGGAACCCGGATATGTGAACATTATAGGTAACAGTGAAGTGGTTAAAATGATTTCTACGAAGGAACCGATCGATAAGGTCATTGATTCCTGGACGGATGAATTGAATGAATGGATCACAGAAGTCCGAAATAAATATTTACTGTACAGTTCAACTTGA
- the murQ gene encoding N-acetylmuramic acid 6-phosphate etherase yields MELSELTTEKRNPDSMNLDQMGTLQILETINNEDKKVAIAVEAVLHQVETAVEQISSALSNGGRLFYVGAGTSGRLGVIDASECPPTFMTSSELIQTVMAGGNDAFFNAIEGIEDLEVQGEKDLKARNLSNNDVVVGITASGRTPFPMGALKYARQLGTYTISLSCNEGSLISNFADCAIEVVVGPEVLTGSTRMKAATAHKMILNMMSTATMVKLGKVHENLMVDVHASNYKLMERAKRTVMEATEVSYAEAESVLKQTNYKVKPAIVMIEAGVSYEKAEEAISYTKGYVREAIEYAS; encoded by the coding sequence ATGGAATTGTCTGAATTAACTACCGAAAAAAGAAATCCAGACAGTATGAATCTGGACCAAATGGGCACATTACAGATTTTAGAAACGATAAATAATGAAGATAAAAAAGTAGCAATTGCCGTTGAGGCTGTGTTACATCAGGTAGAAACAGCTGTTGAACAAATCAGTTCTGCACTTAGTAATGGTGGAAGACTTTTTTATGTAGGTGCTGGAACAAGCGGAAGATTAGGTGTAATTGACGCATCAGAGTGTCCACCGACTTTTATGACTTCTTCTGAATTAATTCAAACGGTTATGGCTGGTGGAAATGATGCATTTTTCAATGCCATTGAGGGAATTGAGGATTTGGAAGTGCAAGGTGAAAAAGACCTCAAAGCAAGAAATCTTTCTAATAATGATGTTGTAGTGGGCATTACTGCAAGTGGAAGAACTCCTTTTCCGATGGGTGCATTAAAATACGCACGTCAATTGGGAACCTACACAATATCTTTATCTTGCAATGAAGGTTCATTAATCAGTAATTTTGCAGATTGTGCAATAGAGGTTGTTGTCGGGCCAGAGGTTTTGACCGGATCCACACGTATGAAAGCAGCTACAGCACACAAAATGATCCTAAATATGATGAGTACAGCTACAATGGTGAAATTAGGAAAGGTTCATGAGAACTTGATGGTTGATGTCCATGCGAGTAACTATAAATTAATGGAACGGGCAAAGCGAACGGTTATGGAAGCAACGGAAGTCTCATATGCAGAAGCTGAAAGTGTACTAAAGCAAACGAATTATAAAGTAAAACCGGCTATTGTAATGATTGAAGCTGGTGTATCCTATGAAAAAGCGGAAGAAGCTATCTCTTATACCAAAGGTTATGTCAGGGAAGCTATAGAATACGCATCATAA
- the nagZ gene encoding beta-N-acetylhexosaminidase: MKTTSTMSIRQKIGQLMMIGFKGKQITPSVTRMLEDEMVGGIILFPTNIGSPEEVLKLNEELQHAAHKAAHPYPLIISTDQENGVVRRLKQGVTEFPGNMLLGAVDSAKATMNVSRATALELKALGFNMNLAPDVDVNNNPHNPVIGVRSFGENSKDVAKHCKAFIQGHHDAGIMTTVKHFPGHGDTELDSHADLPVIQHSMKRLEQIELLPFVEAIDTGTDSVMMSHINFSSLEEQENIPASISEKVTTGLLRERLGFEGAIMTDCLEMNAIVKTIGTAEGALAALKAGSDLLMISHTNDLQMKAIDRIEKAVMDREINEDVIDRSLNRVMELKKKYLSWNERTYGDGVPPFVGGEKHKKLAQGVFERGVTLVKNENLLPLKVDVESKILVVTVKGQMQSPVEGKREKTSFLGETIASHHYNIYEQEISKSPENKEIEKVIVAANDADIVIFGSDYAYTNEGQAYLIRKLLEKQASVIVVAVGNPYDLAELRNVPAYLATYEYSKDALQSAANIIFGTNTPMGKLPVTIPSL; encoded by the coding sequence ATGAAAACCACGTCAACCATGTCTATCAGGCAAAAAATCGGCCAGTTAATGATGATTGGGTTTAAAGGGAAACAAATTACGCCATCGGTTACTAGAATGCTTGAGGACGAAATGGTTGGAGGAATCATTCTATTTCCCACAAATATTGGCTCACCGGAGGAAGTTTTAAAGCTTAATGAAGAATTACAGCATGCTGCTCATAAAGCTGCTCATCCTTATCCGTTAATAATATCGACAGATCAGGAAAATGGGGTTGTTCGAAGGTTGAAACAGGGGGTTACTGAATTTCCTGGAAATATGTTATTAGGTGCAGTTGATAGTGCCAAGGCTACAATGAATGTAAGTCGGGCGACAGCTTTAGAGTTGAAAGCTTTAGGTTTTAATATGAATCTCGCGCCAGATGTGGATGTTAATAATAATCCACACAACCCTGTTATCGGAGTTCGCTCCTTTGGTGAAAATTCAAAAGATGTTGCTAAGCACTGTAAAGCTTTTATTCAGGGTCATCACGACGCAGGTATAATGACAACTGTCAAACATTTTCCAGGTCACGGTGATACAGAGCTTGATTCGCATGCTGATTTGCCTGTTATCCAGCATTCTATGAAAAGATTAGAGCAAATTGAACTACTTCCCTTTGTTGAGGCAATTGATACAGGGACTGATAGTGTGATGATGAGTCATATTAATTTTTCAAGTTTGGAAGAGCAGGAGAATATCCCCGCCTCAATATCTGAGAAGGTAACAACCGGTTTACTTCGTGAAAGACTGGGATTTGAAGGAGCTATAATGACGGATTGCTTAGAAATGAATGCCATAGTGAAAACAATAGGTACGGCAGAAGGAGCCTTAGCCGCTTTAAAAGCTGGTTCGGATTTGCTAATGATTTCGCATACAAATGACCTTCAAATGAAAGCAATTGACAGGATCGAAAAAGCTGTAATGGATAGGGAAATTAATGAAGATGTCATTGATAGATCGCTCAATAGAGTAATGGAATTAAAGAAAAAGTATTTGTCCTGGAATGAACGAACCTATGGAGATGGTGTGCCACCTTTTGTAGGAGGGGAAAAACATAAAAAATTAGCTCAAGGTGTATTCGAACGGGGAGTTACTTTAGTGAAAAACGAGAATTTACTTCCATTAAAAGTGGATGTGGAATCTAAAATATTAGTCGTGACAGTCAAAGGCCAAATGCAATCTCCAGTCGAAGGAAAACGTGAAAAGACCTCTTTTTTGGGCGAAACCATTGCTAGTCATCATTACAATATTTATGAGCAGGAAATCAGTAAGTCACCTGAAAACAAAGAGATAGAAAAGGTAATAGTTGCAGCTAATGATGCTGATATAGTAATATTCGGCTCCGACTATGCTTACACCAATGAAGGGCAAGCCTATTTGATTAGAAAGCTTCTTGAAAAACAAGCTTCTGTGATTGTTGTTGCAGTAGGGAATCCATATGACCTTGCTGAATTACGAAATGTTCCAGCTTACTTGGCAACATATGAATATTCTAAAGACGCACTTCAGTCTGCAGCGAATATTATTTTCGGCACGAATACACCTATGGGTAAACTTCCTGTTACTATTCCAAGTTTATAA
- a CDS encoding extracellular solute-binding protein, which yields MKKLFKGPAKFVWIAVLALLIVAGCSDDGSSEDDGSSDDATANDGKVNGTLEIQYFVGGYGDSWWKEVIGDFKEKYPDVEVKEHAGPNINEEMRSRWVSGDPPDVVYIDGAGSSETQMVEDGQLMDLTDWVKELEVDGTPLMDSFIVPPSDYDGKVYSLPLVFDTWGTWYDKAWFDENGWEVPSDFESFMSTMGSIQEDADIAPFVTTGKYPYYFLRGVLYPAFGAAGGDELLTSVIKGEEGAWSSDAVLEVMKKVEEMQKAGYIDEGFGALNHTQSQMNFLLHKNAFIPVGFWLPNEMSKDKPEDLQYGFIPSPMNDAGEPMAVVPDLRPLAIAEEAENPEAAKAFVEFVFTKEYATLFSEHTGAIMNLKGVDLSSNENVPQYLIDANAMINDPEKVQIYHKPHPMSADLETPISNSLVSLMLGNISAEEFVEEAEAAAKEYRNSQ from the coding sequence TTGAAAAAATTATTCAAAGGTCCTGCCAAGTTTGTCTGGATTGCTGTACTTGCACTGTTAATCGTTGCCGGCTGTTCAGACGATGGTTCTTCTGAAGACGATGGATCATCGGATGATGCAACAGCAAACGACGGTAAAGTTAACGGAACACTTGAAATTCAGTACTTTGTCGGCGGCTATGGTGATTCATGGTGGAAGGAAGTAATCGGTGATTTCAAGGAAAAGTATCCTGATGTCGAAGTTAAAGAACATGCCGGTCCGAATATTAACGAAGAAATGAGATCGCGCTGGGTTTCTGGAGATCCACCTGATGTTGTTTACATCGATGGCGCCGGATCAAGTGAAACACAAATGGTGGAAGACGGTCAGCTGATGGATTTGACTGACTGGGTGAAAGAACTTGAGGTTGATGGAACACCGCTTATGGACAGTTTCATCGTTCCACCTTCAGACTATGATGGTAAAGTTTACAGTTTGCCATTAGTATTTGATACTTGGGGAACATGGTATGACAAAGCATGGTTTGATGAAAATGGATGGGAAGTTCCGTCTGATTTTGAAAGCTTTATGAGTACAATGGGATCGATTCAGGAAGATGCTGATATTGCTCCATTTGTTACAACTGGTAAATACCCGTATTACTTCTTGCGCGGTGTATTGTATCCTGCATTCGGTGCAGCCGGCGGTGATGAATTATTAACTTCTGTCATCAAAGGCGAAGAAGGTGCCTGGAGCAGTGATGCCGTACTGGAAGTTATGAAAAAAGTAGAAGAAATGCAAAAAGCAGGGTATATTGATGAAGGATTTGGTGCACTGAACCATACACAGTCACAAATGAACTTCCTGCTTCACAAAAATGCGTTTATACCTGTAGGTTTCTGGCTGCCAAATGAAATGTCCAAAGATAAGCCGGAAGATCTTCAATATGGATTTATTCCATCACCAATGAATGACGCGGGTGAACCAATGGCAGTTGTTCCGGATTTACGTCCACTGGCGATTGCTGAAGAAGCTGAGAATCCTGAAGCAGCTAAAGCTTTTGTTGAATTTGTCTTCACAAAAGAATATGCAACACTATTCTCAGAGCATACTGGTGCTATCATGAACCTTAAAGGTGTGGACTTATCATCAAACGAAAATGTACCACAATACCTTATCGATGCGAATGCGATGATTAACGATCCTGAAAAGGTGCAAATCTATCATAAGCCGCATCCGATGAGTGCCGATTTGGAAACTCCAATAAGTAACTCACTTGTTTCCTTAATGCTTGGTAACATTTCTGCTGAAGAGTTTGTTGAAGAAGCTGAAGCAGCAGCTAAAGAATATCGTAACAGTCAATGA